aatttagctttgccttgaaaatttttgatatctttcttgcatgactcatagtgagggaaccttactactgacagtcatggttctccctcgtgatcttcccttttactttgtcaatcgaattcgtaagatccttagtccactgggggcttggtgtatcttgcctccttgacgtggtgaaagtttttcaatgttgtttccttgtactttaccagaagtatgagcatacgcttatactcctgctaaagtgggggctaaatgtagcgtcctaaaattgtgacacttgcaatttcgaccgcatttggttCTTCAcaatggtgacgcaacactaaacctgaatggagaccccgaaacttgctcatgacaccaaaaactgcatttttccagcaccctgcctgatcctccttgcaccctgctgtcccgggaggtgggaccagagcgcccaggcgccctggtccctggccctatttttgggcccggtctcctatggggcttcgggtctttatgtttgcaatttggaaaataacatttcctggtcggcctaaggtcgggaaaatcagtcttttaaccctaattggcaagtatataaactacttttcctctctcatttaggggaggatggaaaaaaggtggaaacgatattcaaacattcaagcattcaagcattcaagcattccttcaagcaattgatcattctaagtctccattcaaggctaggtgttgcattcaagacaaggattcaaccatcgaagaggagatcacatactacaacatacaacatacaacaaacaacaacatctataccttcgcatataaggatacaaacatccttacaacaaggtattagtacttgttttacattacatttacaccatttctcatttcttggttaattccaaaactggggtttgacctaagggcaaacccctaatccctaaccccccaatcgtcttcgcttttctgtgtgtaggttgtaggtaagtggttgaaattgaagatctggaatccttgtgcagagatgaacagatcccccttcgtttcgcggatttttcggaggaccgtgtgcacgccgagcgccatcgtcccgtcaacttttgctcaaatttgcaggacagcgccgtctcgacattttactgctaattccaggtccgcagcttcatatcatatccctatctctatttataagtgaatctttcttgctgctacatgcattcctagttcaatctttctatctacatttctttacaaaagagggtatccttgatgtcttaacccttgaaactcatatagaatccaatcttgcattgtgtgggattggatcttgtgggtttcaacccctcttttgaatgtaaagtctctcctaagtgaaaaccatcaaccctagtgactctcccttctctctcctcggagttggggaggggagaacgactagggttcgatttttccgctttacaatattattatattatatataatataatattatattatattatatataatataatattatattatattatatataatataatattatattatattatatataatataatattatattatattatatataatataatattatattatattatatataatataatattatattatattatatataatataatattatattatattatattatatataatataatattatattatattatatatattattatataatataataatagattatatattatataatatttaacatataatatatttaaaaaattaaaattacaaataaaaattggatatccgatacaatcagatatccgatttgcataggtaattaccaggccaaggtgtactgacacccaggccaagcaaaaagtcaacacggattttcgcatttttaggcgagtgaagaaggctatttttttcacatcgccactttttggccccccttgatcctgcactaaccctgatgctattaaatttgcaaggttataggactgatcttgattgtgactataggaattacacacttgatttctttcatgggtatgtacccttccaagccttttgacaagtgatgatcatcatatactaccacttccatgcttacaacaaactttaatttctttaggtgtcAGGCGTTGTGTAACAGCATGGGaaatctcgcatacccaccactatcattctcaaagacatcatctatgttactctccctctttctcttcctaccggttgtttccttttgaaaaacatattgcaagtagtttgactcatcattttgctttgttgacactattttccacatctgctcttctCATTAAAAACAAATTCGAGAaaaatattattgcaggtttccttgtttgtcatggtaatgcacccgtggttcaatttcatacccttcttcctcctattcaatatacacacacaaatccatcagtcaattttcttaggagagcatacatgataaaaatcaaagaggaagttgtagacaagaaataaattcaattacttctatagaagtgaagacacagttgtagtggggtatggagggagggagggagagaagaagagagagagggatggggtatggaggaagggagaaggggagagagggagagaggagagggatggggtatggatgaagggagagagagagagagagagagagggagagagggagggatggagggagagaaagagaggcaccttgtacgcaTTTGAgaggggagacaatacacttatatgtgtgtatatatacttaatatattattatatacatatatatatatatattatatattatatataaaaattatatattatatgtatatataatatacataaaaattatatattatatgtatatacacatattatatatacaatatcatattatacacacacccaaaatttaaacaaacgtagCACGTaaatgctatttatagtaaacatagcgcgtacatgctgtttatagtaaacatagtgcgtacgcgcttcttacatcataagtaccccgtatgcactttttataccataagtagcCCATatgtgcttttgactgtttagactttgaaataggcctggatgacaaagctacggtttggaaatTTGATTGCtctccatttccctcatttttgacatgttttattttatcaacttggtttatcgactttgtcatcatcaggtttgcACTTCATCAAGTggatatttctaaaattgccaccatattttcacccatcttctgagctttctaaccatataattttttaaaaatttgaacaacaataacatattattattgaatttcttttaccagtgtctccatagttctcacagacataggtgcaccatttttttaataaattttgatatacttatccaaatttaaaaaactttatatattattgtagtgcacttgattctttacaatttaaattttttttgtatttttcgatttgtttagtgcaacttatgcttcacgcacggacaggtacctaatttttaggatgtgctcaactggaaaaatcattaaaaaaaaattcttaacaaAAAATTTTAcgaaaaaatacacatcttctagtgctcactcttaactatctttctgctaaaggatttgtcaaaatactaaatctaactatgacttttttgatgcacacgttagacattatgttatgttttttcagaaaaaaaaacaaggtctatttttcgtgcacgaaggatttgacccccttaatcttatccaattttgaatgattttagtagtttggaaactagattcagagtactacaatatttgttctttgattatcttcatatcttgagtggatgactttcaaattttgcctccaagttcaagttcacctgatttcagaaaaaaaaaaaaaaaaaagtgtccacttatacccccttttttaccaccatctttgtgcacttacccatggaTAAATTTAAACCTTAAAATGCACTCCCACAATTAATGCTTTATTGACTTAGTTTTGGATTAATTAACCATGTTCTAACCTAATCTTCCATAATAGGATAATAATACTTCACGCTCCCCCTATCACATGGTGTATTCACATTAGCAAACTATGTTTTAAGATTTACATCAAGGACATGTATGTAAATAATATCATATCCAAGAAGATTATAGATAGTAGTGATGTTAATATGGAAGACCCTCCTCTAAAAAAAATGGTGATCTAAATACATTCAATGATCCTCTCTAAATATGGATAAGAACATTCCCCTGACAAGGTAACTCCTCTAAGGGTGTTGTTTTTTCATCCATAGCCTATGATTACACTATTTGGCTTTGATTTGTTAACTATTTGGGCATAAGGATTCCATGCATTTTAATATGTCTAAATTAactatttggttttggttttgatttgttaaATATTTGGGCACTAAATTAATAACTCACAAATATAAAAGCTAATTCATGTAAACGctaatttctaaaaaaataaaataatacaaaaagcagaataaaaaatacaagaaaatgaaaaaatgtcaAGCAGGTTATTGATTGCGTACTTGGGATAGCGGTGGGAGGTCGAAAATGTGTCCACAACATGGGGGCCCATTCTTCTTCTTGCCTCTTCACTGCAACCGTTCagaaaaaataaggaaaatagGACGAGAAAAATGGGGAAAAGTTTTTTTGAAAACGGGAACCTGTTTCTTTTACATAGCGGGCCCCTGTTTTGAAAAGGAATGGGGCCTCGTTATTTTTCAAGTCCCCATTTCATTTTGCCTCGGGGGCTTGAAGCTAAACGGGTACCcattttaaaaaatgggcccctgtTCCTAGCAGCGCGTTTCCCAACACGCGGAATTCCCCCTAAGTGGGACTCGTGTTCTTGCACTTGCTCACAATTGATTATAAAGCCACCACTATGCACAGTTGACACAGTATCTTCATCTTCTAAAGTTGAGCAGggtttcaaatttgacaaagtttCCTTAAGGGTTGCAATTAGCAAAGTCTCTGCATGTTGTGGAGCAGAGTGAATGTCTTAGTCTTGCTAGATTGCCTGAAGGATTTATCTTTTTCTCTTCTTTGGAAGAGCTGGAATTAAGAAATTATATCAACTTTATGGACCTTTGTAACTAGGCCATGACCTAGATAACAAAACAGAGCGAGAGATTAAAAAATTCAACATAGAGCATACCCTTGCATATCGATCTAGAATGCCCACTTCTAAGGGCATATAATTCTTCCATTTTAATAGAGAAATCATTTCAGATGAATAGACCGTGAGCAAGATAATAGAGAAAGGgattaaaaaaatttcaacaaaCGTTACCCACGTtacaaacaaaacaaaagagaTCTATAGGGTACCCAGAAAGGGAAATTTATTACCTATTTGTACGATAGACCTAAATTTCTCTCCAACCTGATTGAACAATTTGTAGCTCTCTATCAGAATGTTGAATCATAGTGCAAATGAGTTGAAAAACATGGATAGGGCATAGAAACTACAAAATATAAGATTCATCAACTGACTTCCTGCCATACTCATGATAACCCTTCCTACCGTTGTTGATAATTGCATCCAAGTGTTTCTATTTTTTGGGGATCAACAATTGGTCAAATGCATTTGATCGGATGCCTATGACAGTGGGGGACATTGCCCTTCATAGGTCATTGAAGGTTTCCTAGAGTGGTGATGGGGATGCCAATTCTAGAGCTGATATATTATATGATTTAAAATCATTCACACCGATGCTACTCCCTCTACCCCAGTTGCTGCAATATCGGTTCCCCACCCGGAATAGGCATAGCTCCCTTGATGAACCCCAAGATGGAGCCTCTGCTACTAATTAAACTCACATTTCTCTTTTGAAATCTATCATTGTCGCTTGATCTAGAATTAGCATGGATGCAAGAACCAACAAGCTCTTGCCCATACAGGGCACCCCCAGAAATTGGGGTGACTGCTTTCGTTTCCGACAGAAGGTGAGTTGAGCATGAACAACCAAGTCCATGATATTAAATATACATTATAGAGAAGAAAAGTTTTATTTTAGGAAAATTCTATTGTCTTAATATgagataattaaaaaattaaaaatataatttaaatgtaAAACATTTGTTTAAGACAAAACTAATATTTTATCTTAAATTAATGTTTTAAACACCTCTATTGTGTAGTAATGACACTTTCCTCTAGATGAACACCTAAAGAGAGACCCTAAAAGCCTCTCTAACTCCACCCTCCACAACAACAACTCCATGAGAAACACCAAACCGACCACGGGTCCTCTTCATAGCAACACCACTCCAAATTCCCAAAGCAACCGACCCAATGAAACACCACTGACAATCTGACTATCCCAAGAGTCATCATCTTCATCCGATTCATTTCCTTTTGTAGAACTCTCTACAATGCCTTTGACGTTATAAACCCTACCTTCACCTGCTCCATTCTCACTCTTGCTCCTTATTTCGAATATAGATGTAGGGTTGTCAAGAAGGTATCTTAATGTTGTCTTCAATGTTGTTAGATGGTGATGGTAGTTTGTTTGTGTAGGTTTAATGAATGATCATGGCATGACATTGTACAACCATTAAATTATAGGATTTCTAAGGTATGGATTTCAAGACAAAATATTTGTGCTAAATTTTTGGGTCTTTGATTTTAACATTTGAATAGATAATCTTAATATTTTTGGATATTTTAGATGCCATAGTGAGGTCTCTTTTACTCCAAGATGCATCATTTAGTTTCTTAAAGTTTAAAATCTCAATAATTAGATAGAAATGTATAAATTTGGTGCTCGGATACTATGTTGGAGTTGATTCCTCAACCTTACAACTTTTAAACATCACTTGCAATCAAACATCTATCacagaaagaattaaaaaaaaaaaaaaattggtatggaGGCCAAAAAGACCATTCATCCAAAAAAAAATATGAGTAATTATGAATGTGTATTTTACAATGATTTGATACAATATTTATCCTTATAATAAAAAAAGGCAATCCTAGATGAAAGTTTAGGACAGGACAAAATTTGATCATGACATGTGTCCTAATCCTATGACtttcaagacaaaaaaaaaatgaccTAAGTGAGCTAAAGTATATTAGTGTGAAAAGATatacaattaattaaataggaaaaaAATATTTTACTTTAACAAAGGGCCATAGAATGCAAATTTGCTAGACTTTTATGGTACACCAAATCTAAATGTTGTGTTATTTATTGCTTCTTTGATTCTCTAGAATGAGATAATACTACAATATGTGAGGATGTGAAATGGAtgcaattaaatatatttaaatagaaGAACATAGCACTATATCATGCAAACATATATTTAAGTCAATTTTGTGTAAGAAGAGTAAATGGAGATAGTTgaacaattttgaattttgaaatggtgAGGGTCAAAATTATGAGAATGGAGTCAATCGCATTCCCACAAAAATGATGCCTAAATGATTAAACAATGGAATTTAACAAAGTTGTGATAATAAATATGTGGATACGTataaaaaataaagatataaaGACAATATGAATATGTACATGACAAAATATGTATAAAAAAAGGTAAAATCTAAATATAGATAATTACAAAGTTAACTATTGATGAAGATAGGTAAAAAAGATTGATCAGTTAAATTTAAAGTGAGTGATAATTGAAAGGTGGAAAgagaataatttaatattaaataataaaaaataataaaaaatattctttttacttatataaaattaaattaaatattttttattcacAGATATTTTTACATCCATATATGGCCGCCTTGAGCATAATAAAAAAACATGACGCCTATTACCACAGGAGGACACCTCTTTTCCCATATACATCACAACAAGTTGGAATCCCAggtttaaataaaaaatacaacaaaaatcttgCAATTCAAAATCTCATTTGACCATTCCTTCTACTAACTTCAGAACCATCAATTTAATAGTGTTGAGGCACTCTTTATGTATGTTGGTATGATTTTTTCAATTCAATCAGTGGAGACATCTAAGTTACAGAAATCATCATTTCTTATCCATAATGAAAAGGCCGTGCCCACATTTACAACTTGCCAGACAAATTAAATCCTTCTTTCCCTACCTAAGCCCCACCACTGCCATGCTCAGCTTTACCCCACTCCTTAATGGTGGGGCTCCCCGAGCTTAACAATCCaacaaaagaaaaaacaattcTTTCATCACAAATTCAGAGACATCCCCTAGCCATTACTGAATTGCAGAAGATTTATTTATCAAACCAAGCGGCAAATGCCACTCCGTTGTCTTTTACATCGCCCTGTATACAACAAACACAAGATAATTTAAGCAGAGATCGGCACCCAGATGAGATCGTTTTCGAAAATCCAATGGCAGACCTCAATCTTCCCTGGTGCATGTCCCAATGCTCTGAATGCAGCATGTGTTGCACTCCACTGTGTCGTATCCAGATGGCAAATAGCAACTCCATTgtttatcttcttcttctcctccattgACAACAGTTCAGCTTGGTAAACCTTAACCTTGGGCACAGCATGGCAGTAATAAACCAGAAACGGAAACAGACTCTGGTGGCACGACACCGACCTTGTGATCTTGCCGCTGTCTTTTCCCGTGACGGCGCCGACAGAAACTTGGCTTCTAGAACCCGCCGTGCTTTCTGTGGTGAGAATCTCCACCTTGGAGCCCAACACTGAAACTGCAAACTCCGCCATGCCTTCCACCGATCTCACGCATTTCTTTATCTCGTCCTTCACCGCCGGCCTTTCGCAGTCTCCCAGCGTCCGCGCCATGAAGTCCGCCATTGTCGAGTTTTCTGGAACGTGAAACGTCTTCATCAGCTCCGGCAGAGTCTGCGTAGAAAAGGGCAGATTTTTTGCCAAGGAGCCAGGAAGAAACGATCTTTTGGGCATGTAGTCCTTGATATCGGGCATGGGGAGAGTTTTGCCCTGCACCAACAGATTCTCCCTGAAGAACTTCCCAGCCTCTACGCCTGtagaagtggtgttggtgtagtcaGAGAACGTCGGGCCGGTATTGGCGTAAATTTTGAAGGTTGAATTCTTGGCGTATGAAATGAAACTCCCGGAGGCGGCATTGGTGCCTTCGTTGTACCCAGCAAACTCGTTGGACGCGCCGGTAACATTTTTGCCATAGTTGGTGAAGAAAAGCGAGGGAGCGTTGCCGTCCTTTCCATAAGTCTTGAACAAATTTTGCGGCTCACTTGCCCCGGCGGCATAGCTTGTGAATTGCTCGAGCGCCCCGTTTGCGCCGTTCGCATAGTTCTGAAAGTCGTTCCTGGCCACGTTTCCGTTGTCGGCATAGGAGGTGAATTGCTCAAGAGGACCGTTTCCGCCCTGGTCGTAGGTCTTGAAATCGTTGGTGATGATATTGGAATTGTTGGCGTAACTGGTGAACTGGGACAGAATCCCGTTGGCGTCCTTGCCGTAGGTGGCGAAGTCGTTTTTTATGACATTGGCCTGGTCTGAGTAGCTCGTGAATTGCTGGAGGGCGGAGCTGCTGTCGGTGGCATAGTTGGCGAAGCCCTCGTTGACGACATTGGAACCCGGGGCGTAGTTTTGGAAACTCTGAATGCCGCTGGATTTGGGGCCATATCCTTTGAAGTCGTCCTTTACTACGTTGGAGTTGTCAGAGTAGTTTGTGAAAGTGTTGCCGTCGGCGTTGTAATTTTTGAAATCTTTATCGGTGGTGTAACCCTCGAAATCTGATGGGCTGGAAACGGCTTTCTGGTCATCGACTGTTTTGCGAGTGCAGAGAAGATCCGCAGCTGTGCAGAAGGACGCGATGTGATCAGAGAGCGTGTGGTTTTTCATGTAGCCAGAAAACAGAGCAACGGAAGTAGCGTCGAGAGGAGACGCTTTGTCCAGCAAGAATGGTGGGAGCCTCGCATTGGGCAATGTGCGACGCCAGAAACGTAACAGAGATGCCTTGGCTGCAAACGGCTGCGCTCCTCCGCCTTCACATGTAGTTATCTGCGCAATCAATCACATCATCCGTCAAAACTCTGCAATACGTACCAATCTTTAAGGGATTGGTTAAAATTTTAGCTAAATGTATTAATCACTTAATCTAatcattctgatgatgaatcagaaaaaaaaaattgcacacacAAATTAATACagaaataataaatgaataatagaatggattgtggaaatctcatagctttaataaatattttaagtttCAATATTGTTTGTGATTTTGATTCAACAATTCAGGTCACTCTCTGTTATCTACCATCAAGATGATAGAACGTATATTCTCCATAGATCTGCAACACTCTATTTTTCTACTTCTTGAGCGTTCTATCATTTGATGATGTATCAAAAAGTGTGATCCCAAATATTGACGCAAATTCTTTTTATACACAATCAAAATCAGAAACAATGTCAAGAACAAAAGTTTAGTTGTTCAGTTGAAAACTGAGTTTCATATATGTGCGGAACAGATAaacaaccttcaagagaaaatggaaaaaaagGACTTACATTTTATGTAATGAAACTAAATCACTTCAATAATTCTCAAAATAAATAGCCAAAAAGGATGCCCTATCCCAAACACAACCCACACCCACAGTTTCTTTACTGGGCACCCATTCTGCTACACTACCATTACTCATATACAGCACAATAGACCATATTTCATTAAGATTGTGTAGCATATAAAGATATTTGTACTCAATTTAAGAAACATTTTACAAATACAGTTCGAATGAGATACAAAACTTCAGGAAACCACAAATTTTTTCATCAATATACACAATAGAAAAACCAACATTCCTGTGGACTGCTAAATCTTGTGAATGTTATTAAGATTCATTCAATCACAATGAATCAGGAAACTTACGGCGAGTGCGCATACAACCAAACCCAGCAGGATCGCGCGGCATTCCATCTTCTAAATAATGAATCTGCTAATAAAAGACCTGGTTAGACTAAAACTTTTTAAAGGCTACAAAACAATCGGTACTGGAAAGACCCAGTCCGTTGCACCGCCCACTAAAACTGTAAAAGCAGACGCCGACATATCCAAAAACAGCAAGGAAGCTGAAACTACCAAAGCTTCTCGAAGGAAATGAAGTAACAGACAGTCCTCAAGAACGCAAGGAAATTAATGAGAAGAAACGGACATGCAAGATGGATACGGGAAAAAAGATAACAGAAACTGACCTCAAATAAATTTCGATCCGTTGTTCTAGATTGCACCGGATTTATGACAGTGCAGCAGGATAGTCATGCACTACCTACTTCCATCTTATAAGTTACAAGCTTTGGGTAGAGCTCTTTTTATATATCAAGATTTTGCGTTATCCTATATTCCTTGGCCCATGGGTTCCGCATGGGCTCCTCTCACCTCACGCGTGGGCTCCATTTCTCAGAAACAGGCTGTCAAACAGCCTTGTCTTCGTACAAGTACTAAGATAAACAGAGCCCTAAATTAGCGCTGATCACTCTTTTTCTGGATGGTGTCGATTCATTCCAAGCCGTTTGGAGTAAACTTCATCGTTTCGTACACGAATGATTGTAGCCATTTTGTAACTTAAATTCGCGTGCACGGTGTCGGCATTGACAAAAGCAGAAGTCTCTGTTTTGTGATCGACATCGGGGTGGGCTCATGAACAGGACAATGGCCTTATCATCGGTCATTTCTCACATGGCTTTTAATGACAGTTTGCCATTCAAGGAAATTATTTATTTGCATCTGGGGCACCAAAATAGTTTACATAGATTGTAATGCTTAGCAGATTTGTACCATAGGAGAAGGGGAAACGGCTATGTAGGGATCTAAAAAGTAATTTATACAAGGGAAAAAAGATATATGGGGATATGTGTCTTTTTATAGGTTGTTTTTAAGTTTTTATATAGTCATTTTCCGATAAGGGTATGGGTAATCATTATAGCTAGTTTCATTTATCTTAAGATCTTAAAGGTAGATTTGAcgatattttttttgtttcttttatatctATCAGATCAAACAATTCACCTAGTAGATTTGTACCATAGGAAAAGAGTTAATAATAATTATAACTAGCTTCATGTATCTTAAGATCTTAAGGTACATTTGATGgtattgtttttgttttatttatatatattagctattgttttggcttttaaAATTTTATAACAAATGTATGATAGACTTTAATTGTAACTTAACTTTTAACATACAAATATATCGTAAAAACTCTCTCCTTGTACTCTACATTGATGTCATTCATATATCATTCACATATAAATTTATAAAAAGTAACCTTTgaataaacaataaaaatctttCTTATAATTAATTTCAaccataaatattatttttaataaattgaattgaAATCTTATTATTTCTTATTTATTTGCACTTTTCTAAGCTTCTTGTTCACTTTaacttttaatatatatttttcaagaTTTAAGCATTCATTTAGGCAAAATGATTACTCGTCGACAAACTCATGACATAAATTAATGTGCTTTTTTCTCCGGGATAAAGACTATGGTCCAGTTTGTAGGGGACAGTTGGATTAAACTGAAACGTTATTCAAAGGAAATAAGGCAAACATATTTTAGTAAATTATATTTAAACAATGGCCGGCAAAAACAAAATTCATTTGTTTGTTCAATGCTTAGGGTTAATCAAAATGCATTGCTACAAGTCAATCAGATGTGTATTAATCCCACATCCAAACAAAATGAATGAAGTTAAAATATTCAAAGTACTAATAATATTTTTCTACCAACTTGTTTGTTATAACTCGTCGTTTGTGCCTTctaagggaggtttattatggctTGGTAATGATTAAATTTGACGATTTTTACACTTTTAATCTTTTTAAATTGTAACATTAGTAAGCTTTTATTTTTTTCGCTTAGTTTTGTGTTTGTCTTAATATGAGTGTTTTTAAtagatttaatttattaatttacatttttctatattttattttgGTAGAATTTTTTTCGTTTAGATTAAATTTGACGAGTGTAGAAACAATTTTTGAAtctaattatattaaataaaaataattttaattttaatttttttattaattattttgatgttgttatttaattatatttaaaagaCATTTGTGAATAATGTGAAAATTGTGAATTAAACTAATACAAGCAATACAATGCAAGATCTAAATTCACAATTCATACAAACACGAAATAAAATCTAAGATCTATGCATAAAATTAAATGATAAACATTAATACTAATACAAAAACCTTAGAAGACACCACTGTTCTTTGAGACTTACTTGAATGATTTGATATAGATACACTCTCAAATTTTGTAGCATAAATTTGATCTCATCATGATAATACGAAGGCTTGATGCTTGATAATGGATGCTAGCCCTTGATAGTGATAATGGATGCTTGATAATTTGACGATAGTGTAGGTACTCAAAAGTGTCATGAGGAAAATGAGTGAGTAAAGGTTTTATTTATATGGCTCTCATCATATTTGATCAATGGTCGAAATTAAATTGCAAGATCAATGGTTGAGAAAAATCAAGAGAGACTGAGACCTATAATGTACATAGATTGATGAGGTGGAGGGATAAGGTAAAGTGTAAATGCAtagatgaaaaaaattaaatattgattttatttatttaagatgaGAAAATTAAATAaggtaaataaattattaaatattcatttagataACGTTGAAAGTggc
This genomic stretch from Cryptomeria japonica chromosome 8, Sugi_1.0, whole genome shotgun sequence harbors:
- the LOC131051217 gene encoding polygalacturonase 1 beta-like protein 3, encoding MECRAILLGLVVCALAITTCEGGGAQPFAAKASLLRFWRRTLPNARLPPFLLDKASPLDATSVALFSGYMKNHTLSDHIASFCTAADLLCTRKTVDDQKAVSSPSDFEGYTTDKDFKNYNADGNTFTNYSDNSNVVKDDFKGYGPKSSGIQSFQNYAPGSNVVNEGFANYATDSSSALQQFTSYSDQANVIKNDFATYGKDANGILSQFTSYANNSNIITNDFKTYDQGGNGPLEQFTSYADNGNVARNDFQNYANGANGALEQFTSYAAGASEPQNLFKTYGKDGNAPSLFFTNYGKNVTGASNEFAGYNEGTNAASGSFISYAKNSTFKIYANTGPTFSDYTNTTSTGVEAGKFFRENLLVQGKTLPMPDIKDYMPKRSFLPGSLAKNLPFSTQTLPELMKTFHVPENSTMADFMARTLGDCERPAVKDEIKKCVRSVEGMAEFAVSVLGSKVEILTTESTAGSRSQVSVGAVTGKDSGKITRSVSCHQSLFPFLVYYCHAVPKVKVYQAELLSMEEKKKINNGVAICHLDTTQWSATHAAFRALGHAPGKIEVCHWIFENDLIWVPISA